Proteins from a genomic interval of Rhizoctonia solani chromosome 12, complete sequence:
- a CDS encoding ion transport domain-containing protein codes for MDNLNSVAAPLLSSDSETNVPPPRHSQYGLTRNELTKAVANRFVHSRVYVAIYLGMALLSATTVALSLSDGCPGTAFYVLEIIVNSAMIAEVSIRFLAFGRQFWKSPFNIFDLILTTLCVVTLLVLFLAGCGNTSKEEELLDTLLLVFRNVMQFGRLAAVMRQSGQSLFSRPRKIDLSLPTHHDRNHTRLDIDLDDDEIPDWGRGPRGALSGAEGDVVFDAGTNGWADEASVRNVVAPARKPNPNIGINRGDPGESEDLWAGL; via the exons ATGGACAACTTGAACTCGGTAGCCGCTCCTCTGCTCTCGTCGGACTCGGAGACAAATGTGCCTCCGCCGCGACACTCTCAGTATGGGCTCACACGAAATGAACTCACAAAAGCTGTCGCGAACCGATTTGTGCACTCGCGGGTGTACGTAGCAATCTATCTGGGCATGGCGTTATTGAGTGCTACGACTGTTGCATTGTCGCTCTCGGACGGATGCCCTGGGACTGCCTTTTACGTGCTCGAAATTATTGTGAATTCTGCGATGATTGCAGAAGTTTCGATTCGGTTCTTGGCTTTTGGACGC CAATTTTGGAAATCACCGTTCAACATATTCGATTTAATCCTGACCACCCTCTGTGTGGTCACGCTGCTCGTTCTGTTCCTCGCCGGGTGCGGAAACAcatccaaggaagaagaactgCTCGATACTCTGTTGCTCGTCTTCCGTAATGTTATGCAATTTGGGCGGCTAGCAGCGGTGATGCGCCAGTCTGGCCAATCGCTATTCTCTCGACCACGGAAAATCGATTTATCTCTCCCGACCCATCACGACAGAAACCATACTCGATTGGACATCGACCTCGACGACGATGAAATTCCGGATTGGGGAAGGGGACCGAGAGGGGCGCTTAGCGGGGCCGAAGGGGACGTTGTGTTTGATGCTGGCACAAACGGATGGGCTGACGAGGCGAGTGTGCGGAATGTTGTTGCCCCTGCCCGCAAACCCAACCCAAACATCGGCATCAACAGGGGAGATCCAGGCGAGTCGGAGGATTTGTGGGCAGGGCTCTAG